A region of Lacinutrix sp. Hel_I_90 DNA encodes the following proteins:
- the rny gene encoding ribonuclease Y, whose amino-acid sequence MENTILIIVGSIAIGAIIGFIIAKLLERNHASKLIKNAKKSASNILRDAKNEGESTKKDKILQAKEKFLELKAEHEKVILSRDKKMSEAEKRTRDKESQVSNELAKNKKLNDSLEAKDKDYNHRLDILDKRQEESDRLHKRQIEQLEVISSLSAEEAKTQLVESLKSEAKSDAMSYIQDTMEEAKLTAQQDAKKIIINTIQRIGTEEAVDNCVSVFNIESDDVKGRIIGREGRNIRAIEAATGVEIIVDDTPEAIILSCFDSVRREIARLSLHKLVTDGRIHPARIEEVVEKTTKQIEQEIIEVGKRTVIDLGIHGLNPELIKMVGRMKYRSSYGQNLLQHSREVAKLCGIMAAELGLNPKLAKRAGLLHDIGKVPDAEADMETPHAILGMQWAEKYGEKPEVCNAIGAHHDEIEMTSLLSPIIQVCDAISGARPGARRQVLDSYIQRLKDLEDVAFGFNGVKKAYAIQAGRELRVIVESEKVNDQNAADLSFSISQKIQTDMTYPGQVKVTVIRETRAVNIAK is encoded by the coding sequence ATGGAGAACACAATTTTAATAATTGTTGGAAGTATAGCTATTGGCGCAATCATAGGTTTTATTATTGCTAAATTACTTGAGAGAAATCACGCTTCTAAACTAATAAAAAACGCAAAGAAATCTGCTTCAAATATTTTAAGAGATGCTAAAAATGAAGGAGAAAGTACTAAAAAAGATAAAATTTTACAGGCTAAAGAGAAATTCTTAGAGCTTAAAGCAGAACATGAAAAAGTGATCTTATCTCGTGATAAGAAAATGTCTGAGGCCGAAAAACGAACCCGTGATAAGGAATCTCAGGTGTCTAATGAGTTGGCTAAAAACAAAAAGCTTAATGATAGTCTTGAAGCTAAAGATAAAGATTATAATCACAGATTAGATATTCTGGATAAAAGGCAAGAAGAGTCTGACAGACTGCATAAAAGGCAAATAGAACAATTAGAAGTGATTTCTAGTTTGTCTGCCGAAGAAGCCAAAACACAATTAGTAGAGTCTTTAAAAAGTGAAGCGAAAAGCGATGCCATGTCCTACATTCAGGATACAATGGAAGAAGCAAAACTTACCGCACAACAGGATGCTAAGAAAATTATTATTAACACTATTCAACGTATTGGAACAGAGGAAGCAGTAGATAACTGTGTGTCTGTATTTAATATTGAAAGTGATGACGTTAAAGGGCGCATTATTGGACGTGAAGGAAGAAATATTCGCGCTATTGAGGCGGCAACAGGCGTTGAAATTATAGTGGATGATACTCCAGAAGCTATTATTTTATCCTGTTTCGATTCTGTAAGACGTGAGATTGCACGTTTGTCTTTACATAAATTAGTAACAGACGGAAGAATTCACCCTGCAAGAATTGAAGAGGTTGTAGAAAAAACAACAAAGCAAATTGAGCAAGAAATTATCGAAGTTGGTAAACGTACCGTTATAGATTTAGGAATTCACGGTTTAAACCCCGAACTCATAAAAATGGTAGGACGTATGAAATACCGTTCGTCTTACGGTCAAAACTTATTACAACACTCGCGTGAAGTTGCAAAACTTTGTGGTATTATGGCTGCAGAACTAGGTCTCAATCCAAAGTTAGCAAAACGCGCAGGATTACTACACGATATAGGTAAAGTGCCAGATGCAGAAGCAGATATGGAAACCCCGCATGCTATTTTAGGGATGCAGTGGGCTGAGAAATACGGTGAAAAACCTGAGGTGTGTAATGCTATTGGTGCCCACCACGATGAAATTGAAATGACTTCATTATTATCGCCAATCATTCAGGTTTGTGATGCCATCTCTGGAGCAAGACCAGGCGCAAGACGCCAGGTATTAGACTCTTATATTCAACGTTTAAAAGACCTTGAGGATGTTGCTTTTGGTTTTAACGGAGTAAAGAAAGCCTATGCTATTCAAGCCGGACGTGAATTGCGTGTTATCGTAGAAAGTGAAAAAGTGAATGACCAGAATGCTGCCGATTTATCGTTCAGCATTTCACAAAAAATTCAAACCGATATGACCTATCCTGGACAAGTAAAGGTTACCGTGATTCGTGAAACCAGAGCGGTGAATATAGCGAAGTAA
- a CDS encoding cell division protein ZapA, whose amino-acid sequence MAETLKIKLSIANRVYPLNIPPSQEEGLRKAAKKIDAMIKQFEESYSVRDKQDVLAMCALQFASQVEQKTIEKEQVSDHVEVKLKALNDMIHDHLSS is encoded by the coding sequence ATGGCTGAAACGCTTAAAATAAAGCTTTCAATAGCTAATCGGGTCTATCCTTTAAACATTCCTCCAAGCCAGGAAGAAGGATTACGAAAAGCAGCTAAGAAAATTGATGCGATGATAAAACAATTTGAGGAAAGTTATTCTGTGAGAGATAAACAAGATGTTTTAGCAATGTGCGCTTTACAGTTTGCCTCTCAAGTAGAACAGAAAACTATAGAGAAAGAGCAAGTGAGTGACCATGTTGAAGTGAAATTAAAAGCACTTAATGATATGATTCACGACCATTTAAGCTCTTAA
- a CDS encoding M23 family metallopeptidase, producing the protein MRLLLLFLFLSPSLFSQNPYPQEYFGSPLDIPVVLAGTFAELRSNHFHSGLDIKTQGVEGLKVYGIADGYVSRIKVAHYGYGKALYVTHPNGYTSVYAHLQHFSPEIEAYVKAQQYEKESFVIELFPTTEALKIKKNDIIAYSGNTGSSSGPHLHFEIRDNEERPINPMLFGIDVKDTRKPIVSNVYAYPIGKQSHVNGSNKKQKLRLIPQKGGDYKIEDLKAFGTIGFAVETVDRQDMAANNNGVYNISTFYNGLPNFEIDFRRFSFAETKHLNRLIDYEHFKEHKERLQKLFLEKNNPLSLYNNTINQGYLSITDGTSSVYQVNIGDFKGNETRIDINIKGTQQAPNDVEEEIKTQYYIEHRDITDLAEGSVTVHFPKDTFYDNFFMYFNVNNDTLILHKPTLPVKKTFTISYDISKYAEADLKQFYIAELVGWNNFPSYSTTKRKGNTLFTNTKDLGTYVLARDTVAPTVVPVNFKDGSWLSKYRFLKVKIDDDVTGVSNYRATVNGQWILMEYDYKEKTLTYDFNDGIVSATKNNLKVIVTDHVGNSTTFESTFFRK; encoded by the coding sequence ATGAGATTACTCCTTTTATTCTTATTTTTAAGCCCTTCTCTTTTTTCCCAAAACCCCTATCCACAGGAGTACTTTGGGTCTCCTTTAGACATTCCTGTTGTATTGGCCGGAACCTTTGCTGAGTTGCGGTCTAACCATTTTCACTCTGGCTTAGATATTAAAACACAAGGTGTAGAAGGCTTAAAAGTATATGGCATTGCCGATGGTTATGTGAGCCGTATTAAAGTGGCACATTATGGCTACGGAAAAGCGCTTTACGTAACACACCCTAATGGATACACCAGTGTTTATGCTCATTTACAACATTTTAGCCCAGAAATTGAAGCCTATGTAAAAGCCCAGCAATACGAAAAAGAATCCTTTGTTATTGAATTGTTTCCCACAACAGAAGCCTTAAAAATCAAAAAAAACGACATTATCGCCTATTCTGGCAATACCGGAAGTTCTTCGGGTCCGCATTTGCATTTTGAAATTCGTGATAATGAAGAACGGCCTATTAACCCTATGCTCTTTGGTATAGACGTTAAAGACACAAGAAAACCTATTGTTTCTAATGTTTATGCCTATCCTATTGGAAAACAGTCTCACGTTAATGGTTCGAATAAAAAGCAAAAATTAAGGCTTATTCCACAAAAAGGTGGCGATTATAAAATTGAAGATTTAAAAGCCTTTGGCACTATTGGCTTTGCCGTAGAAACAGTAGACCGGCAAGATATGGCCGCTAATAACAATGGCGTTTACAACATTTCAACCTTTTATAATGGTCTTCCTAATTTTGAAATTGATTTCAGGCGATTTTCATTTGCAGAAACCAAACATTTAAATCGTTTGATTGATTATGAACATTTTAAGGAGCATAAAGAACGGCTTCAGAAGTTATTCCTCGAAAAAAACAATCCGTTAAGCCTATATAACAATACCATAAATCAGGGGTATTTGTCTATTACTGATGGAACTTCTTCTGTATATCAAGTAAACATTGGTGATTTTAAAGGTAATGAAACACGCATTGACATTAATATAAAAGGAACCCAGCAGGCACCAAATGATGTTGAAGAAGAAATAAAAACACAGTACTACATTGAACATCGTGACATTACAGATTTAGCTGAAGGCTCTGTGACTGTTCATTTTCCTAAAGATACGTTTTACGATAATTTCTTTATGTATTTTAATGTAAACAACGACACCTTGATTTTGCATAAACCCACGCTCCCAGTAAAAAAAACCTTTACCATTAGCTACGACATTAGTAAGTATGCCGAGGCAGATTTAAAACAGTTTTATATAGCAGAATTAGTGGGCTGGAATAATTTTCCAAGCTACTCTACTACGAAACGCAAAGGAAATACACTGTTCACAAATACTAAAGATTTAGGAACTTACGTTTTAGCAAGAGATACGGTGGCTCCAACTGTGGTGCCTGTGAACTTTAAAGACGGTTCTTGGTTAAGTAAATACCGTTTCTTAAAAGTGAAAATTGATGATGACGTCACCGGGGTTTCAAACTATCGCGCTACTGTTAATGGGCAATGGATATTAATGGAATATGACTATAAGGAAAAGACCTTAACTTACGATTTTAATGATGGCATAGTGAGTGCTACTAAAAATAATTTAAAAGTAATTGTTACAGATCATGTGGGAAATAGTACTACATTTGAATCGACTTTTTTCAGAAAATAA
- a CDS encoding carboxypeptidase-like regulatory domain-containing protein, whose product MTKTNALKLFIFLIPLFTLAQTATIHGVILDENTLPIEGVNIKTPTNGTQTNTNGFYELIIEANTNVTLVYSHIAHKNVRVTVNLKNGETFEFNPVMKMAVEQMSTVVLNGRKRKDVQGIVTIEPELLRKIPSANPGVENILLSLPGVNNNNELSTQYSVRGGNYDENLVYVNGIEVYRPFLVRSGQQEGLSFVNSDLVANVDFSAGGFQAKYGDKLSSVLDISYKKPIAFGIAADLSLLGGSIAVETVSNDSKFTGIAGVRYRDNTLLVSAKETETNYDPSFLDAQSYLTYQFTDRFELSFLGNASLNTYNYEPQTRQTNFGTLDNPLALLVFYDGQERDSYQTLFGALQGSYQVNDNVTVNLVASTYHTTEEEHFDILAQYRLGEVNSNIGDEDLGAVAFSEGIGGQLNHGRNDLDALITTVEHKGTADLNDNEIKWSVKYTNEDIRDRLIEWEVIDSAGFSINPPGSGGFNQEPYEPDSFPITAFQNVQARNNTQINRLQAYLQWSRRATLGDAEVWYNAGVRSHSWTVKDATVTGATQTVVSPRAQFAIKPNWEKDMLFRISSGLYYQPPFYRELRGANGRVQPDVKAQRSFHLVLGNDYSFKMWDRPFKLTTETYYKKLSDVNPYTVENVRIRYRANNSAEAYAYGLDLRLNGEFVPGTESWFSFGYLKTEENINNRGYIARPTDQRLKFAALFQDYVPNLPNFKMYLNLVYNTGLPGGSPSYADPYDYQLRLPDYKRADIGFQFVVVDDKKQYASGWKKPFKALSLGFEIFNVFDVQNSITNTWVRDVYSKRQYAIPNYLMPRVFNVRTSMRF is encoded by the coding sequence ATTACAAAAACCAACGCACTAAAACTCTTCATTTTCCTTATCCCTTTGTTTACACTGGCGCAAACGGCGACGATACATGGTGTTATTTTAGATGAAAACACGCTGCCAATAGAGGGTGTAAACATAAAAACGCCTACTAATGGTACACAAACCAATACGAATGGCTTTTATGAACTTATTATTGAAGCCAATACTAATGTAACCCTTGTATATTCTCATATTGCGCACAAAAATGTGCGTGTTACCGTAAATTTAAAAAACGGAGAAACCTTTGAGTTTAATCCTGTAATGAAAATGGCTGTCGAGCAAATGTCTACAGTGGTGCTTAACGGCAGAAAGCGAAAAGATGTTCAAGGTATCGTGACTATAGAGCCAGAGCTGTTAAGAAAAATTCCAAGCGCGAATCCAGGGGTTGAAAACATTCTTTTATCGCTTCCTGGGGTTAATAACAATAACGAATTAAGCACACAATATTCTGTTAGAGGTGGAAATTACGATGAAAACCTGGTGTATGTTAATGGCATTGAAGTTTACAGACCCTTTTTAGTACGTTCTGGGCAACAAGAAGGTTTGAGTTTTGTGAATAGTGATTTGGTTGCGAATGTTGATTTCTCGGCTGGTGGTTTTCAGGCTAAATATGGCGATAAGCTCTCTTCTGTTTTAGACATTAGCTATAAAAAACCAATCGCTTTTGGTATTGCTGCAGATTTAAGCTTACTTGGCGGTAGCATAGCGGTTGAAACGGTTAGTAACGATTCTAAGTTTACAGGAATCGCTGGCGTAAGGTATCGTGATAATACGCTTTTGGTAAGTGCTAAAGAAACCGAAACCAATTACGACCCTAGTTTTTTAGATGCACAAAGTTATTTAACCTATCAATTTACAGACAGGTTTGAATTGTCTTTTTTAGGAAACGCTTCGCTAAACACTTATAATTATGAACCGCAAACGCGGCAAACTAATTTTGGAACGTTAGACAATCCCTTAGCCCTATTAGTGTTTTATGACGGTCAGGAACGCGACAGCTATCAAACCTTATTTGGTGCGTTACAAGGCAGTTATCAAGTAAATGATAACGTGACTGTTAATTTAGTAGCCTCAACATATCATACCACAGAAGAAGAGCATTTTGATATTTTAGCACAATACCGTTTAGGGGAAGTAAACAGTAATATTGGCGATGAAGATTTAGGAGCGGTAGCCTTTTCTGAAGGCATTGGCGGCCAATTAAATCATGGAAGAAACGATTTAGATGCGCTCATTACAACGGTAGAACATAAAGGAACGGCAGACCTTAACGACAACGAAATAAAATGGTCTGTTAAATATACGAATGAAGACATTCGTGATCGTTTAATAGAATGGGAAGTCATAGATTCGGCAGGATTTTCTATTAATCCGCCAGGCTCTGGAGGTTTTAACCAGGAACCTTATGAGCCAGACAGTTTTCCTATCACTGCTTTTCAAAACGTACAAGCACGAAACAACACGCAAATAAACCGTTTACAGGCCTATTTACAATGGAGCAGGCGTGCAACCCTTGGCGATGCAGAGGTTTGGTACAACGCGGGTGTACGATCGCACAGCTGGACGGTAAAAGATGCTACGGTTACTGGGGCCACACAAACTGTCGTTAGTCCAAGAGCACAATTTGCTATAAAACCCAATTGGGAAAAAGACATGTTGTTTCGTATTAGTAGTGGTTTGTATTACCAACCGCCTTTTTATAGAGAATTACGTGGTGCTAACGGTAGGGTTCAGCCTGATGTTAAAGCACAGCGGTCGTTTCATTTGGTATTAGGCAATGATTACAGTTTTAAGATGTGGGACCGCCCCTTCAAACTCACGACAGAGACGTATTATAAAAAGCTAAGTGATGTGAATCCGTACACGGTAGAAAACGTACGTATTCGCTATCGCGCCAACAATTCGGCAGAAGCGTATGCCTATGGCTTAGACTTACGCTTAAATGGCGAATTTGTACCGGGAACCGAAAGCTGGTTTAGCTTTGGGTATCTTAAAACCGAAGAAAATATAAACAACCGTGGTTATATTGCAAGACCTACAGATCAACGTTTAAAATTTGCAGCATTGTTTCAAGATTATGTGCCAAACCTACCTAACTTTAAAATGTATTTAAATTTAGTGTATAACACAGGCTTACCTGGTGGCTCACCAAGTTATGCAGATCCTTACGATTACCAATTGCGTTTGCCAGATTATAAGCGTGCCGATATTGGTTTTCAATTTGTAGTGGTAGATGATAAAAAGCAGTATGCTTCTGGGTGGAAAAAACCCTTTAAAGCATTATCACTAGGGTTTGAGATTTTTAATGTTTTCGATGTGCAAAATTCCATAACCAATACATGGGTAAGGGATGTGTATAGTAAACGCCAATATGCTATTCCTAATTATTTAATGCCGCGGGTATTTAATGTGAGGACTAGTATGCGTTTTTAA
- the xerA gene encoding site-specific tyrosine recombinase/integron integrase has translation MEKGRNVTLKHLLIKEKRYIGLQFNTDKVIHALVKELPNVRWSDAFNMAYVINSEQNLNKIFSIFSGVAWVNCNYFFDNKPIHDNNEPMDITWFRKRDVPEHFRHCPTSYLDKLQLKKYANNTVKSYIHAFETFINYFYSKALIQINENDVRNYILKLIQDNKSDSYINIAINSIKFYYESVLGMPNRFYQIERPRKEKKLPKVLSKEEIISIINHTNNIKHRCIVSLLYSSGLRRSELLQLKLKDINSKRMVIRVEHAKGNKDRYTVLNQSVLNDMRTYFKLYKPKTYLFESPISDHQYSSSSVLQIVVNAAKNAGIRERVTPHMLRHSFATHLLESGTDIRYIQLLLGHSSTKTTEIYTHVATNSFTDIKDLLS, from the coding sequence ATGGAAAAAGGTAGAAATGTGACTTTAAAGCATCTTTTAATTAAAGAGAAAAGATATATCGGCCTACAATTCAATACAGACAAGGTCATTCACGCCCTTGTTAAAGAACTTCCTAACGTAAGGTGGAGTGATGCGTTTAACATGGCTTACGTGATAAACTCAGAGCAGAATCTTAACAAGATTTTCAGTATTTTTAGTGGTGTTGCTTGGGTAAATTGCAATTACTTTTTTGACAATAAACCAATACATGATAACAACGAACCCATGGATATCACATGGTTTAGAAAACGGGATGTACCAGAACATTTTCGTCATTGTCCTACCTCCTATTTAGATAAGTTGCAATTAAAAAAATACGCTAACAATACGGTTAAAAGTTACATTCATGCCTTTGAAACGTTTATAAACTATTTTTACTCTAAAGCATTAATTCAAATTAATGAAAATGATGTTCGCAATTATATTTTGAAATTGATCCAAGACAACAAATCTGATTCTTATATAAACATCGCTATTAACAGTATTAAATTTTATTACGAATCGGTGCTTGGTATGCCCAATAGGTTTTATCAAATAGAAAGGCCCAGGAAGGAGAAAAAATTACCTAAAGTACTTTCGAAGGAAGAAATAATTTCAATAATTAATCATACGAACAACATAAAGCACAGATGTATTGTAAGTCTGTTATATTCTTCTGGTTTACGCAGAAGCGAGTTATTACAATTAAAACTAAAAGATATTAATAGTAAAAGAATGGTTATAAGGGTCGAACACGCCAAAGGCAACAAAGACCGTTATACGGTTCTTAACCAAAGTGTCTTGAATGACATGAGAACCTATTTTAAATTGTACAAGCCTAAAACCTATTTATTTGAAAGTCCAATTTCTGACCATCAATATAGTAGCTCTAGTGTATTACAAATTGTTGTTAACGCAGCTAAAAATGCAGGAATTAGAGAACGGGTAACACCACACATGTTAAGACATAGTTTCGCCACGCATTTACTAGAAAGTGGCACAGATATTCGCTACATTCAGTTATTATTAGGACATAGCTCTACTAAAACTACGGAAATTTACACCCATGTTGCGACAAACTCCTTTACAGACATAAAAGATTTGTTATCTTAG
- a CDS encoding tetratricopeptide repeat protein: MNQFLTHYKIQLNNILILFLCIFFLQCKNQNKSIKETSDTKKNRQDSLIEKYVTNCAKTYNYRFEMQEWQNCLNQGLKIDSTVAYFWQQKAMPYFKVKKYEVGMEYLDKAVTYNSERWLSYRAFIKCIFSKTYKDAIKDFEKCIETEGNSYVMDHTYKFHIALCNLQLNKYKKAEEIFKIDIEEQEKEWGEAHFLDLFYYGISKYEQNKWEEAIAIFDKSLLSNPNFSDVEYYKSICLLRLNKIEEFRTLYAKAKLDGEMGNTISEGNSIYETYPYQVRW, encoded by the coding sequence ATGAATCAATTCCTTACTCATTATAAAATTCAATTAAATAATATATTGATTCTTTTTCTATGCATATTTTTTCTTCAATGCAAGAACCAAAATAAATCAATAAAAGAAACTAGTGATACAAAAAAAAATAGACAGGACTCATTAATAGAAAAATATGTAACTAATTGTGCTAAAACCTATAATTATAGATTTGAAATGCAAGAATGGCAAAACTGCTTGAATCAAGGATTAAAAATTGATAGTACTGTTGCATATTTTTGGCAACAAAAAGCAATGCCATATTTTAAAGTGAAAAAATATGAAGTAGGTATGGAATATTTAGATAAAGCAGTAACTTATAATTCAGAAAGATGGTTAAGTTACCGTGCTTTTATCAAATGTATATTTTCTAAAACATATAAAGATGCTATTAAAGATTTTGAAAAATGCATCGAAACCGAAGGTAATTCATATGTTATGGACCACACTTATAAATTTCATATAGCTTTATGTAACTTACAGCTAAATAAATATAAAAAAGCAGAGGAAATTTTTAAAATAGATATTGAAGAACAAGAGAAAGAATGGGGAGAAGCACATTTTTTAGATTTATTTTATTATGGTATTAGTAAATATGAGCAAAATAAATGGGAAGAAGCCATTGCTATATTCGATAAATCTTTATTATCAAACCCTAATTTTTCTGATGTAGAATACTATAAATCCATTTGCTTATTACGCTTAAATAAAATCGAAGAATTTAGAACTTTATATGCCAAGGCAAAATTAGATGGAGAAATGGGAAACACAATATCTGAAGGCAATTCCATATACGAAACATATCCATACCAAGTAAGATGGTGA
- a CDS encoding DUF6266 family protein — MGKIAQGILGGLSGKVGNIVGGSWKGIDYIRIKPSSVANPRTEGQVNQRNKFTITLEYLQATKDFIKIGYKSFATKKTEFNAAMSYVLNNAVGGIAPNFTIDYSLALLSRGPLSGILNPTTDLTTAGQVSFDWDDNSAEGNANVTDKAMVLVYNPSKKESISILDGADRTVGSQVVTIPNTYAGDTVELFMAFVSADGTQVSNSVYLGSGTAA; from the coding sequence ATGGGTAAAATAGCTCAAGGAATTTTAGGAGGCTTATCTGGAAAGGTAGGTAACATTGTAGGTGGTAGCTGGAAAGGTATCGACTACATTAGAATTAAGCCATCTAGCGTGGCGAATCCTCGAACAGAGGGACAAGTAAATCAGCGTAATAAATTTACCATTACATTGGAGTATTTGCAAGCGACTAAAGATTTTATCAAAATCGGTTATAAGTCATTTGCGACCAAGAAAACGGAATTTAATGCTGCTATGTCTTATGTGTTAAATAATGCAGTAGGAGGTATTGCACCCAACTTTACGATTGATTATTCTTTAGCTTTATTGAGTAGAGGTCCTTTGTCTGGCATTTTGAATCCTACAACCGATTTAACAACCGCAGGACAAGTAAGTTTTGATTGGGATGATAACTCGGCAGAAGGTAACGCAAATGTAACAGACAAGGCGATGGTATTGGTTTACAATCCAAGCAAAAAAGAATCAATTTCTATTCTTGATGGTGCTGATAGAACTGTAGGTTCGCAAGTGGTTACAATACCAAATACCTATGCAGGAGACACAGTAGAGCTATTTATGGCGTTTGTTTCGGCTGATGGTACACAAGTATCAAATAGTGTGTATTTAGGCTCTGGTACGGCAGCTTAA
- a CDS encoding helix-turn-helix transcriptional regulator, producing MEFPKNNILDNWLETNQNTEIDRFIERNLAITEKVCAVLKERGIKKKQFAEMLGKSPSEVSKWLSGLHNLTLKSITKMEEVLDINLINIDPIKEIEYVYLGSIPGGSMEDAINGYEETNYSAAS from the coding sequence ATGGAATTTCCTAAAAACAACATATTAGACAATTGGTTAGAAACTAATCAAAATACTGAAATAGACAGATTCATTGAAAGAAATTTGGCTATAACAGAAAAGGTATGCGCTGTTTTAAAAGAGCGTGGTATCAAGAAAAAACAATTTGCAGAAATGTTAGGTAAATCACCTTCTGAAGTGTCTAAATGGTTATCTGGTCTGCATAACCTTACTTTAAAGAGTATTACCAAGATGGAAGAGGTTTTAGATATTAACCTTATTAATATTGACCCTATTAAAGAAATAGAATACGTTTATTTAGGCTCTATTCCAGGAGGTAGTATGGAAGATGCAATCAATGGTTATGAAGAAACAAATTATAGCGCAGCAAGTTAA
- a CDS encoding type I restriction-modification system subunit M codes for MTAQQKQLGKTLWDIADNLRGAMNADSFRDYMLSFLFLNYLSDNYETSVKKELGSDYPKLEEEDNRTPLSVWYQENPEFIKDFEKQMRRKVHYVIEPDYLWKSIAELARTQDSELLITLQNGFKYIENESFDNSFKGLFSEINLDSEKLGKNYEARNKKLCTIIQKIAEGIEGFDTDTDSLGDAYEYLIGQFAAGSGKKAGEFYTPQQLSTILSEIVTLDSQNPKAGKKKKINRVLDFACGSGSLLLNVKNKIEKEGGTLSRIYGQEKNVTTYNLARMNMLLHGVKDSEFEIFHGDTLKNDWDVLNEMNPAKKVEFDAIVANPPFSLRWTPSETTAEDFRFKNYGLAPKSAADFAFLLHGFHFLSDEGTMAIILPHGVLFRGGAEQRIRTKLLKDGNVDTVIGLPSNLFFSTGIPVCILVLKKCKKEDDVLFINASGDGNFAKEKRQNVLRKKDIKRIVDTYQNRPEIEERYARSVSMEEIEKNDFNLNISRYVSTAKPEPIINLKEVNTKIVDVEKRIKASREEHNAYLKELGLDTI; via the coding sequence ATGACAGCACAACAAAAACAATTAGGTAAAACCCTTTGGGATATAGCAGATAATTTAAGAGGAGCAATGAATGCAGATTCCTTTCGCGATTATATGCTTTCATTTCTTTTTTTAAATTATCTATCCGATAATTATGAAACCTCAGTAAAGAAAGAATTAGGTTCAGATTATCCCAAACTAGAGGAAGAAGATAATCGTACACCATTATCCGTTTGGTATCAAGAAAATCCAGAGTTCATTAAAGACTTTGAAAAACAAATGCGTAGAAAAGTGCATTATGTAATTGAGCCAGATTATTTATGGAAAAGTATTGCAGAGTTAGCACGTACACAAGACAGCGAACTATTAATAACCTTACAAAATGGGTTTAAGTACATAGAAAACGAATCATTTGATAATTCTTTTAAAGGCTTATTCTCAGAAATAAATTTAGATTCAGAAAAGCTTGGTAAAAATTATGAAGCTCGTAATAAAAAGCTATGTACCATTATTCAAAAAATTGCTGAGGGTATAGAAGGGTTCGATACAGATACCGATAGTTTGGGTGATGCTTATGAGTATTTAATAGGTCAGTTTGCAGCAGGTTCAGGTAAAAAAGCAGGAGAATTTTATACACCACAACAATTATCCACCATTCTTTCTGAAATTGTAACTTTAGATAGTCAAAACCCAAAAGCAGGTAAAAAGAAAAAAATCAATAGAGTATTAGATTTTGCTTGTGGTTCAGGGTCATTGTTATTAAATGTAAAGAATAAAATAGAAAAAGAAGGCGGTACATTAAGTAGAATATATGGCCAAGAAAAAAATGTAACGACATATAACTTAGCACGTATGAATATGCTCTTGCACGGTGTTAAGGATTCTGAATTTGAAATATTTCACGGTGATACGTTAAAAAATGATTGGGATGTTTTAAATGAAATGAATCCAGCTAAAAAAGTAGAGTTCGATGCTATTGTAGCGAATCCACCTTTTAGTTTACGATGGACACCTAGTGAAACCACAGCAGAAGATTTTCGTTTTAAAAATTATGGTTTAGCACCTAAATCAGCGGCAGATTTTGCATTCTTATTACACGGCTTCCATTTTTTAAGTGATGAGGGAACAATGGCTATAATACTGCCTCACGGAGTTTTATTTAGAGGTGGTGCAGAACAACGTATTCGTACTAAACTATTGAAAGATGGTAATGTAGATACAGTTATTGGATTGCCATCAAATTTATTCTTTTCAACAGGTATTCCTGTGTGTATTTTAGTATTGAAAAAATGTAAAAAAGAAGACGATGTATTGTTTATTAACGCAAGTGGTGATGGGAATTTTGCAAAAGAAAAACGTCAAAACGTTTTACGTAAAAAAGATATAAAGCGTATAGTTGATACATATCAAAACAGACCAGAAATTGAAGAAAGATATGCGCGTAGCGTATCAATGGAAGAAATCGAGAAAAACGATTTTAATCTTAATATTTCTAGATACGTAAGTACAGCTAAACCAGAACCAATCATCAACTTAAAAGAAGTGAATACTAAAATAGTTGATGTAGAAAAAAGAATAAAAGCAAGTAGAGAAGAACATAATGCTTATTTAAAAGAATTAGGTTTAGATACTATTTAA